The Ruania alba genome has a window encoding:
- the uvrC gene encoding excinuclease ABC subunit UvrC, with protein MADPSTYRPRPGEIPTQAGVYRFRDPRGRVIYVGKAKNLRARLSNYFQNVAGLHPRTAQMVTTAASVEWTVVATEVESLALEYSWIKEYDPRFNVKYRDDKSYPYLAVTMGEDVPRVQVMRGAKRKGTRYFGPYSHAWAIRETVDLLLRVFPIRSCSKGVYRRAEQSGRPCLLGYIDKCSAPCVGQIDLDAHRDLAEDFCAFMAGETGAAVKRLEREMKAASAELDFERAARLRDDLAALRRVVEKNAVVLPDGTNADVFAMAADDLEASVQVFHVRGGRIRGQRGWVTERVEDISDAELVERLLEQVYGDAADDAEVVDGNETVVPREIIVPVLPENLPQVQAWLRGIRGAAVNVHVAHRGDKRALAETVHQNAVQALALHKTRRAGDLTARSAALAELTEHLGLPESPLRIECYDISHTSGTEQVGSMVVFEDGIPRKSEYRHFVVRGPDGTGARDDTEAMNEVLTRRFRRHLAEAEGAAGEAVDAAEDGEAVTDATGVPAAVQERRRFAYPPQLVVVDGGAPQVAAAHQALMDLGVTDVSVVGLAKRLEEVWLPGEDYPAVLPRTSDGLFLLQRLRDEAHRFAITHHRKRRAKGMTRSALDSVPGLGPSRQRALLKEFGSVRALRGASPDEIARVSGIGPKLAATIADALQKSP; from the coding sequence ATGGCAGACCCTTCCACCTATCGGCCACGACCGGGAGAGATCCCGACCCAGGCGGGGGTCTACCGATTCCGCGACCCGCGCGGTCGGGTGATCTACGTGGGCAAGGCGAAGAACCTGCGTGCCCGGCTCAGCAACTACTTCCAGAACGTGGCGGGGCTGCATCCGCGCACCGCCCAGATGGTCACCACCGCAGCATCAGTGGAGTGGACCGTGGTGGCCACCGAGGTGGAGTCCTTGGCGCTGGAGTATTCCTGGATCAAGGAGTACGACCCGCGCTTCAACGTCAAGTACCGCGACGACAAGTCCTACCCCTACCTGGCGGTCACCATGGGGGAGGACGTTCCCCGGGTGCAGGTGATGCGGGGGGCGAAACGGAAGGGCACCCGCTACTTCGGCCCCTACTCGCATGCGTGGGCGATCCGCGAGACCGTGGACCTCCTGCTGCGGGTGTTCCCGATCCGGTCGTGTTCGAAGGGTGTGTACCGGCGGGCCGAGCAATCCGGGCGCCCCTGCCTGCTCGGCTACATCGACAAGTGCTCGGCACCATGCGTCGGGCAGATCGACCTCGACGCCCACCGTGACCTTGCCGAGGACTTCTGTGCCTTCATGGCGGGGGAGACCGGCGCCGCTGTGAAGCGCCTGGAGCGGGAGATGAAGGCCGCGTCGGCCGAGCTCGACTTCGAGCGGGCGGCGCGGTTGCGCGACGATCTTGCGGCACTGCGACGCGTGGTGGAGAAGAACGCCGTGGTGCTCCCGGACGGGACGAACGCCGACGTCTTCGCGATGGCGGCGGATGACTTGGAGGCCTCCGTACAGGTTTTCCACGTCCGCGGTGGGCGAATCCGTGGCCAACGTGGCTGGGTGACCGAACGGGTCGAGGACATCTCCGACGCCGAGCTGGTCGAGCGCCTCCTGGAACAGGTCTACGGCGATGCCGCCGACGATGCGGAGGTGGTCGACGGGAATGAGACTGTCGTGCCGAGGGAGATCATCGTTCCCGTCCTTCCGGAGAATCTGCCTCAGGTGCAGGCGTGGTTGCGCGGGATCCGCGGGGCCGCCGTCAACGTGCACGTGGCGCACCGCGGCGACAAGCGCGCTCTCGCCGAGACCGTCCACCAGAACGCCGTGCAGGCTCTTGCCCTGCACAAGACCCGGCGGGCGGGTGACCTCACCGCCCGGTCGGCGGCCCTGGCCGAGCTCACCGAGCACCTCGGCCTGCCCGAGTCGCCACTGCGCATCGAGTGCTACGACATCTCGCACACCTCCGGCACCGAGCAGGTCGGGTCCATGGTGGTCTTCGAGGATGGCATCCCGCGCAAGAGCGAGTACCGGCATTTCGTGGTCCGCGGTCCGGACGGCACGGGCGCCCGGGACGACACCGAGGCGATGAATGAGGTGCTCACCCGCCGGTTCCGCCGGCACCTTGCCGAGGCGGAGGGCGCAGCCGGCGAGGCGGTGGATGCGGCCGAGGACGGAGAGGCCGTCACTGACGCCACCGGGGTGCCTGCAGCCGTGCAGGAGAGGCGCCGGTTCGCCTACCCGCCTCAGCTGGTGGTCGTCGACGGCGGAGCACCCCAGGTGGCCGCAGCGCACCAGGCGCTGATGGACCTGGGCGTCACGGATGTGTCCGTGGTGGGCCTGGCCAAGCGGCTTGAGGAGGTGTGGCTCCCCGGGGAGGACTACCCTGCTGTGCTGCCCCGCACCAGCGATGGGTTGTTCCTGCTGCAACGGCTACGGGACGAGGCGCACCGGTTCGCGATCACCCACCATCGCAAGCGCCGCGCCAAGGGAATGACCCGTTCCGCCCTCGACTCAGTTCCGGGGCTCGGACCGAGTCGGCAACGGGCCCTGCTCAAGGAGTTCGGGTCGGTGCGTGCGCTGCGTGGGGCGAGCCCCGACGAGATCGCTCGGGTCTCCGGTATCGGACCGAAGCTGGCGGCAACCATCGCCGATGCCTTGCAGAAGTCGCCATAG
- a CDS encoding OsmC family protein gives MGPLHTYSVTVDWTGAGERGTESYTAYSRDHEVTIEGKPALPGSADPAFRGDADRYSPEELFVASLSQCHMLWFLHRAAVAGVVVTGYVDRATGTMRVETAGAGQFTEVTLHPKVTVAHEVSDDVIVDLHQQAHDHCFIARSVNFPVRHMPATTRVAEPA, from the coding sequence ATGGGACCACTTCACACCTATTCAGTCACCGTGGACTGGACCGGAGCCGGCGAACGTGGCACTGAGTCCTACACCGCCTACTCACGCGACCATGAGGTCACCATCGAGGGGAAGCCTGCGTTGCCCGGATCGGCCGACCCCGCCTTCCGCGGTGACGCCGACCGGTACTCACCTGAGGAACTCTTCGTGGCCTCGCTCTCCCAGTGCCACATGTTGTGGTTCCTGCACCGGGCCGCCGTCGCAGGCGTGGTGGTGACCGGATATGTCGACCGTGCGACTGGCACGATGCGGGTGGAGACGGCTGGAGCCGGGCAGTTCACTGAGGTCACCTTGCACCCGAAGGTCACGGTGGCGCACGAGGTCAGCGACGACGTCATCGTTGACCTGCACCAGCAGGCGCACGATCACTGTTTCATCGCCCGGTCCGTGAATTTCCCCGTGCGGCACATGCCGGCGACCACGCGCGTGGCCGAACCGGCCTGA
- the uvrA gene encoding excinuclease ABC subunit UvrA, producing MSETLLVRGAREHNLKNVSIELPRDRLIVFTGLSGSGKSSLAFDTIFAEGQRRYVESLSAYARQFLGQMDKPDVDFIEGLSPAVSIDQKSTNRNPRSTVGTITEVYDYLRLLFARAGTPHCPTCGERIVAQTPQQIVDRLREMPEGTRFQVLAPVVRGRKGEYADLFKDLQSRGFARALVDGELVQLSEPPTLEKKLKHTISVVVDRLVVRENIRQRLTDSVETALGLADGLVVADFVDLDADDADRTRRFSEKRACPNDHPLALEEMEPRTFSFNAPYGACAECTGLGTRLEVDAELVIPDDELSLAEGAVAPWASGNSQYFDRVLVALGDDLGFSVDTPWRALPKRAKDAVLYGKDHKVHVRYRNRWGRERSYSTGFEGVISFLERRHTETESEWSREKYEEYMRQVPCPACQGARLKPEVLAVTVGGKSIADVCFLSIDEAKQFLDGLQLGEREAAIAGQVLKEIHSRLGFLLDVGLDYLSLSRPAGTLSGGEAQRIRLATQIGSGLVGVLYVLDEPSIGLHQRDNRRLIETLSRLRDLGNTLIVVEHDEDTIRTADWIVDIGPGAGEHGGHIVHSGDYDGLLAAEGSLTGDYLSGRRSIPLPSHRRAPEKGRWVTVHGARENNLRGIDVSFPLGTLTAITGVSGSGKSTVVNGILYNVLANELNGAKHVPGRHKRVTGVDQLDKVVHVDQSPIGRTPRSNPATYTGVWDHMRKLFAQTTEAKVRGYTPGRFSFNVKGGRCEACSGDGTLKIEMNFLPDVYVPCEVCQGARYNRETLEVHYKGKTVAEVLDMPISEAAEFFAAVPAIARHLHTLVDVGLGYVRLGQPAPTLSGGEAQRVKLASELQKRSTGRTVYVLDEPTTGLHFDDIRRLMGVLQGLVEKGNTVLVIEHNLDVIKSADWVVDMGPEGGSGGGTVVAEGHPEDVAAVQGSHTGAFLAEILGSTARPTLKPVTAVAPLSRPKARSARRSAKIAKAKRESA from the coding sequence GTGAGTGAGACCCTCCTCGTCCGTGGTGCCCGCGAGCACAATCTCAAGAACGTCAGCATCGAGCTGCCCCGCGATCGGCTGATCGTGTTCACCGGTCTGTCCGGGTCCGGGAAGTCGTCGCTGGCGTTCGACACGATCTTCGCCGAAGGACAGCGCCGGTACGTCGAATCACTGTCCGCGTATGCGCGCCAGTTCCTCGGTCAGATGGACAAGCCGGACGTGGACTTCATCGAGGGCCTGTCCCCGGCAGTCTCGATCGACCAGAAGTCCACGAACCGGAACCCGCGCTCCACCGTGGGCACGATCACTGAGGTGTACGACTACCTGCGCCTGCTCTTCGCCCGGGCGGGCACTCCGCACTGCCCCACGTGCGGGGAGCGGATCGTGGCCCAGACTCCGCAGCAGATCGTGGACAGGCTGCGCGAGATGCCCGAGGGCACCCGGTTCCAGGTGCTCGCACCCGTGGTGCGCGGACGCAAGGGGGAGTACGCGGATCTCTTCAAGGACCTGCAGTCCCGGGGTTTCGCTCGCGCGCTGGTGGACGGTGAGCTGGTCCAGCTCAGCGAACCGCCGACCTTGGAGAAGAAACTCAAGCACACCATCAGCGTGGTGGTGGACCGGCTCGTGGTGCGCGAGAACATCCGGCAGCGGCTCACCGACTCGGTCGAGACCGCACTCGGCCTCGCGGACGGCCTGGTCGTGGCCGACTTCGTGGACCTCGACGCCGACGACGCGGACCGCACCCGGAGGTTTTCCGAGAAGCGTGCGTGCCCGAACGACCACCCCCTCGCCCTGGAGGAGATGGAGCCCCGGACGTTCTCCTTCAACGCACCGTACGGGGCTTGTGCGGAGTGCACCGGCCTGGGTACTCGCTTGGAGGTGGACGCGGAGCTGGTGATCCCGGACGATGAGCTGAGCCTGGCGGAGGGGGCCGTGGCCCCGTGGGCGAGCGGCAACTCGCAGTACTTCGACCGGGTCCTGGTCGCGCTCGGTGACGATCTCGGGTTCTCGGTGGACACCCCGTGGCGCGCGCTGCCCAAGCGTGCCAAGGATGCCGTGCTCTACGGCAAGGACCATAAGGTGCACGTGCGATACCGGAATCGGTGGGGTCGTGAACGTTCCTACTCCACCGGCTTCGAGGGCGTCATCTCGTTCCTGGAGCGCCGGCACACCGAGACGGAGTCGGAGTGGTCGCGGGAGAAGTACGAGGAGTACATGCGCCAGGTGCCGTGCCCTGCGTGCCAGGGTGCCCGGCTCAAGCCCGAGGTGCTCGCCGTGACCGTTGGTGGAAAGTCCATCGCCGACGTGTGCTTCCTCTCCATCGATGAGGCCAAGCAGTTCCTGGATGGGCTCCAGCTGGGTGAGCGTGAGGCCGCTATTGCCGGCCAGGTGCTCAAGGAGATCCATTCCCGGTTGGGATTCCTGCTGGACGTCGGACTCGATTACCTCTCGCTGTCTCGCCCCGCCGGCACACTTTCCGGCGGTGAGGCGCAACGCATCCGTCTGGCCACCCAGATCGGTTCCGGGCTGGTGGGCGTGCTGTACGTGCTTGACGAGCCGAGCATCGGGCTGCACCAGCGGGACAACCGCCGGCTGATCGAGACACTGTCTCGACTGCGCGACCTGGGTAACACGTTGATCGTGGTCGAGCACGACGAGGACACCATCCGGACCGCTGACTGGATCGTCGACATCGGACCCGGTGCCGGTGAGCACGGTGGCCACATCGTGCACTCCGGCGACTACGACGGTCTGCTTGCCGCCGAAGGCTCACTCACGGGCGACTACCTGTCCGGTCGTCGCAGCATCCCGTTGCCGAGTCATCGGCGTGCGCCGGAGAAGGGCCGGTGGGTCACGGTGCACGGTGCGCGGGAGAACAACCTGCGGGGCATCGACGTCTCCTTCCCGTTGGGCACCTTGACCGCGATCACCGGGGTGTCCGGCTCCGGGAAGTCCACCGTGGTGAATGGGATCTTGTACAACGTGCTGGCGAACGAGCTGAACGGTGCCAAGCACGTGCCTGGCCGGCACAAGCGGGTGACGGGCGTGGACCAGCTGGACAAGGTCGTGCACGTCGACCAGAGCCCGATCGGGCGGACACCGCGATCCAACCCGGCCACCTACACCGGCGTCTGGGACCACATGCGCAAGCTGTTCGCGCAGACCACCGAGGCCAAGGTGCGTGGCTACACACCGGGCCGGTTCTCCTTCAACGTGAAGGGCGGCCGCTGCGAGGCATGCTCGGGGGACGGCACGTTGAAGATCGAGATGAACTTCCTCCCGGACGTGTACGTGCCGTGCGAGGTGTGCCAGGGGGCCCGGTACAACCGCGAGACGCTCGAGGTGCACTACAAGGGCAAGACCGTGGCCGAGGTGCTGGACATGCCGATCTCGGAGGCGGCGGAGTTCTTCGCCGCCGTTCCGGCGATCGCCCGGCACCTGCACACCCTCGTCGACGTTGGCCTCGGATATGTGCGGCTCGGGCAGCCGGCCCCTACGCTCTCCGGCGGTGAGGCACAGCGTGTGAAGCTGGCCTCCGAACTGCAGAAGCGGTCGACCGGTCGCACCGTGTACGTGCTCGACGAGCCGACTACCGGTCTGCACTTCGACGACATTCGCCGGCTGATGGGGGTGCTCCAAGGTCTGGTGGAGAAGGGAAACACGGTCCTGGTGATCGAGCACAACCTCGACGTGATCAAGAGCGCTGACTGGGTCGTGGACATGGGCCCGGAGGGTGGTTCCGGCGGAGGCACCGTGGTGGCCGAAGGGCATCCGGAGGACGTGGCGGCGGTCCAGGGGTCACACACGGGCGCCTTCCTGGCAGAGATTCTCGGCTCGACGGCGCGCCCCACCCTGAAGCCGGTCACGGCGGTCGCGCCGCTGAGCCGGCCGAAGGCACGGTCGGCGCGCCGTTCTGCGAAGATCGCCAAGGCGAAGCGGGAGAGTGCGTGA
- a CDS encoding MBL fold metallo-hydrolase: MSETTHPVPGHVEPGGAALHWQVGPLRIGKVSVSAQDNNAYLLTHTSGEQLLVDAADSAETLLEVLGGAHPQPHLTTVLTTHGHWDHHRALAAVVGVTGAEAVAGRDDAGHLPVTLGRALDHGDHLVLGDIQLEVISLRGHTPGSIALAYHPPDGATWLFTGDSLFPGGVGKTDSTGDFTRLLSDVTARVFERFDDDTVVHPGHGDSTTLGAQRPQLGDWRTRGW; this comes from the coding sequence ATGAGTGAGACCACCCATCCCGTCCCAGGACACGTCGAGCCAGGTGGCGCTGCACTGCACTGGCAGGTCGGTCCACTGCGCATCGGCAAGGTCAGCGTCTCCGCGCAGGACAACAACGCCTACCTGCTCACGCACACCAGCGGGGAGCAGCTCCTCGTCGACGCCGCCGACAGCGCCGAAACACTGCTCGAGGTGCTCGGCGGTGCGCACCCCCAGCCACACCTGACCACCGTGCTGACCACCCACGGCCACTGGGACCACCACCGCGCACTGGCCGCGGTAGTGGGTGTCACGGGCGCGGAAGCTGTCGCCGGCCGCGACGACGCCGGACATCTGCCGGTCACCCTGGGCCGGGCCCTGGACCACGGTGATCACCTCGTGCTCGGCGACATCCAGCTCGAGGTGATCAGCCTGCGCGGCCACACGCCCGGCTCCATCGCCCTCGCCTATCACCCGCCCGACGGCGCCACCTGGCTCTTCACCGGGGACAGCCTCTTCCCGGGCGGGGTCGGCAAGACCGATTCAACCGGCGACTTCACCCGCCTCCTGAGCGACGTGACCGCCCGGGTGTTCGAGCGCTTCGATGACGACACGGTGGTGCACCCGGGCCACGGCGACAGCACCACGCTCGGCGCCCAACGCCCACAGCTGGGCGACTGGCGCACGCGCGGCTGGTGA
- a CDS encoding YciI family protein — protein sequence MSTFAVEYSYDITRTSDINELRPQHREFLRALADEGTLLASGPWLDNAAPGALLLLSAEDDTTAKQILDEDPFQRAHVITHRTVRAWNPLIGVFADRAE from the coding sequence ATGAGCACCTTCGCCGTCGAGTACTCCTACGACATCACCCGCACGTCGGACATCAACGAGTTACGCCCACAACATCGGGAGTTCTTGCGCGCCCTTGCCGACGAGGGCACGCTGCTCGCCTCGGGACCGTGGCTGGACAACGCTGCACCGGGTGCCCTGCTTCTGCTCAGCGCCGAGGACGACACCACAGCCAAGCAGATCCTGGACGAGGACCCGTTCCAGCGGGCACACGTCATCACCCACCGCACGGTGCGCGCGTGGAACCCGCTGATCGGGGTCTTCGCCGACAGGGCCGAGTAG
- a CDS encoding TerC family protein, with amino-acid sequence MDVPVWAWAITVGVIVIMLAVDFVGHVRTPHAPSLKEAGLWSLAYVLMALLFGVFVLWEWGGEYGLQYFSGYITEKSLSVDNLFVFVLIMASFRVPREYQQKVLLIGIVIALVLRTAFIFAGAAIVAQFSWVFYIFGAFLIYTAITQLKQEDDEEFKENGVLRLTRRVFPTTQGYVGDKMLVRSEGRWAITPMLIVMIAIGSADVLFAVDSIPAIFGLTQEVFLIFAANAFSLLGLRQLFFLIDGLLDRLVYLNYGLAAILAFIGFKLVNHALHENELGFINGGEHWTAIPEPNTWLSLIVIVGILVVTTVASVTVGKRTTPDGDDDAAREETSSGDLYR; translated from the coding sequence ATGGATGTTCCTGTCTGGGCATGGGCGATCACGGTCGGCGTGATCGTGATCATGCTGGCGGTCGACTTCGTCGGCCACGTGCGGACCCCGCATGCGCCCAGCCTCAAGGAAGCGGGCCTGTGGTCGCTCGCCTACGTGTTGATGGCGCTGCTGTTCGGGGTGTTCGTGCTGTGGGAATGGGGCGGGGAGTACGGCCTGCAGTACTTCTCCGGATACATCACGGAGAAGTCCCTCTCCGTGGACAACCTGTTCGTGTTCGTGCTGATCATGGCCAGTTTCCGGGTGCCCCGGGAGTATCAGCAGAAGGTGCTGCTGATCGGCATCGTCATCGCCCTCGTGCTGCGTACGGCGTTCATCTTCGCCGGCGCGGCGATCGTGGCCCAGTTCTCCTGGGTGTTCTACATCTTCGGCGCCTTCCTCATCTACACCGCGATCACCCAGCTCAAGCAGGAGGACGACGAGGAGTTCAAGGAGAACGGGGTCCTTCGTCTCACCCGGCGGGTGTTTCCCACGACGCAAGGCTACGTGGGCGACAAGATGCTGGTGCGCAGCGAGGGCCGCTGGGCCATCACCCCGATGCTCATCGTGATGATCGCGATCGGCAGCGCGGATGTGCTCTTCGCGGTGGACTCGATCCCGGCCATCTTCGGCCTGACCCAGGAAGTCTTCCTGATCTTCGCGGCGAACGCCTTCTCCCTGCTCGGGCTGCGTCAGTTGTTCTTCCTCATCGACGGCCTGCTCGACCGGCTCGTCTACCTCAACTACGGTCTCGCCGCCATCCTCGCGTTCATCGGGTTCAAGCTGGTGAACCACGCGCTGCACGAGAACGAGCTGGGCTTCATCAACGGCGGGGAGCACTGGACGGCGATCCCGGAGCCGAACACGTGGCTGTCCCTGATCGTCATCGTCGGGATCCTGGTGGTCACGACTGTGGCCTCGGTGACTGTGGGCAAGCGCACGACGCCTGACGGCGACGATGACGCAGCTCGCGAGGAGACCTCGTCCGGTGACCTGTATCGCTGA
- a CDS encoding BlaI/MecI/CopY family transcriptional regulator: MRTREWGGLEREVLRLLREQAKPVSARQLQDLFAEPVPAYTTLMTALTRLERKSVIARVEESPRKVRFSIRRSDGQDAGISMMSALDEAGDRQAALLAFAGNLDDDDVALLRAAFAGQRKKR, translated from the coding sequence ATGCGAACCCGTGAGTGGGGTGGGCTGGAGCGTGAGGTGTTGCGTCTGTTGCGGGAGCAGGCCAAGCCAGTAAGCGCACGCCAGTTGCAGGATCTGTTCGCTGAGCCAGTGCCCGCGTACACGACGCTGATGACTGCGCTCACTCGGCTCGAGCGCAAGAGTGTGATTGCGCGCGTCGAGGAATCGCCCCGTAAGGTGCGGTTCTCCATTCGGCGCTCCGATGGGCAGGACGCCGGCATATCGATGATGTCGGCGCTAGACGAAGCCGGCGATCGACAGGCTGCGCTGCTAGCATTCGCGGGGAACCTCGACGACGACGATGTGGCGCTGCTGCGGGCGGCGTTCGCCGGGCAACGCAAGAAACGGTGA
- a CDS encoding M48 family metalloprotease, translated as MLHPRLALTAWFASFFLGILLILTALLVSIVGAVTASSAHPHTEAVLLTPAAWLGLGGFGAALAFITASASTVVAHDGVPERAFTALACSREKRSDFTLVRFESDQHVACAVPGRHPEILVSTAMEAALSLPQLQAVLAHEYAHLRARHGWAIRIARVNGACLPNTRPGQAFQQATRLLIELTADDTAARQAGAANLANALSTLAEITGAEGLRLRAERVTARRWPPSKQRRLPEAVRIAAPA; from the coding sequence ATGCTGCATCCCAGACTCGCGCTCACCGCGTGGTTCGCCTCGTTCTTCCTCGGTATCCTCCTCATCCTGACCGCATTGCTCGTGAGCATTGTCGGGGCAGTGACCGCTTCATCAGCACATCCCCACACAGAAGCGGTCCTGCTGACGCCCGCGGCCTGGCTGGGGCTGGGCGGGTTCGGAGCTGCGCTCGCTTTCATCACGGCATCGGCGTCCACTGTCGTAGCCCATGACGGCGTCCCGGAGCGGGCGTTCACGGCGCTCGCCTGCTCACGCGAGAAGCGAAGCGACTTCACCCTGGTGCGTTTCGAATCGGACCAGCATGTCGCTTGTGCTGTGCCTGGGCGTCACCCCGAGATCCTGGTGTCGACGGCGATGGAGGCAGCCTTGTCATTGCCACAGTTGCAGGCTGTCCTTGCGCACGAGTACGCACACTTGCGTGCGAGGCACGGATGGGCGATCCGCATTGCCCGGGTCAATGGGGCGTGCCTGCCCAATACCCGGCCGGGCCAGGCCTTTCAACAGGCCACGCGGCTGTTGATCGAGCTCACTGCGGATGACACGGCCGCTCGGCAGGCTGGGGCGGCAAATCTCGCCAACGCGCTCTCCACCCTCGCAGAGATCACAGGTGCCGAAGGTCTACGGCTGCGCGCGGAACGTGTGACTGCGCGGCGGTGGCCGCCCTCGAAGCAACGCCGGCTGCCGGAAGCGGTACGCATCGCGGCTCCCGCGTGA
- a CDS encoding cytochrome c oxidase assembly protein, giving the protein MSTSSPVTTPSATSAGEPHNDDCHVLRHRRWPLALTVTALALLAVVPAVVTTVRARAEPYERLLQGFPGLDVGVATAIGQAIADAASTVTVGALLWLLFFRTARGHDAARLGGLIELTVLQIASAIWATAAMAMVVFEMFDSSGVPFARLGEPGAVQVLYEASAFPQAWTVAAAAAMVVFVMSMFADRWTGLLIPLWASIFGVLAPVVVGQILVGPNHDFGSDAGIYQALVAPAVFGLMVVATIRVLSGRPIAPEILARLCVTIAVLLPVLIAADALLAWFKLAGSGLFDSVTGWQILLRATGWLIAGTTICAAWASWRRGRLTAHRMTGLLLISTAAAGVWLGVSAAMTRIPPPQYFAPTSITQIYLGFEAPDEPTLEVLFTQWRPNLLFLVVAIAAVTVYLWAVRALRRRGDRWPIGRTVSWIAGWGVVVFATSSGFGRYSAPDFGIHMIVHMSLNMLAPILLVMGGVLTLLLRVTRSDDSRPAGLHEWITWVLHWPVLRFVFNPLLVFALFVGSYYGLYLTGLFGEYMRFHWAHQLMNAHFLVAGYLFYSLVIGVDRPPRPLPHIGKLGFVLAAMPFHAFFGVILMSSTEIIAENFYRSLALPWADLQSAQYLAGGVAWAGGELPLLIVIIALGVQWSRQDAKDAHHTNRHFDTGRADEFDQYNRMLEQLAHRPGRQPAPGRRDVDQENTT; this is encoded by the coding sequence GTGAGTACGTCCTCCCCGGTGACAACTCCCTCAGCCACCTCGGCCGGTGAGCCCCACAACGATGACTGTCACGTGCTCCGTCATCGTCGATGGCCGCTTGCCCTGACAGTGACGGCACTCGCGCTTCTGGCCGTCGTGCCGGCAGTGGTCACGACTGTGCGCGCCAGAGCGGAGCCCTACGAGCGACTGCTCCAGGGCTTCCCAGGCCTCGATGTCGGTGTTGCCACGGCCATCGGACAAGCCATCGCGGATGCGGCCTCGACCGTCACGGTCGGCGCGCTGCTGTGGTTGCTGTTCTTCCGAACCGCGCGGGGCCATGATGCGGCGCGACTGGGAGGCCTCATCGAGCTGACGGTGCTACAGATCGCTTCCGCGATCTGGGCGACGGCGGCGATGGCGATGGTCGTGTTCGAGATGTTCGACAGCAGCGGTGTCCCGTTCGCACGTCTCGGCGAGCCTGGCGCAGTCCAGGTTCTCTACGAAGCCAGTGCCTTCCCGCAGGCATGGACCGTCGCGGCGGCAGCAGCGATGGTGGTCTTCGTCATGAGCATGTTTGCCGACCGGTGGACGGGCCTGCTCATCCCGCTGTGGGCGTCCATCTTCGGTGTGCTCGCTCCGGTGGTCGTGGGGCAGATTCTGGTCGGTCCGAATCACGATTTCGGCAGCGACGCAGGCATCTATCAGGCGTTGGTCGCCCCGGCGGTGTTCGGCCTGATGGTCGTCGCAACGATACGCGTGCTCTCCGGTCGGCCGATCGCTCCGGAAATCCTTGCCCGCCTGTGTGTCACGATCGCCGTGCTCTTGCCGGTGCTCATCGCAGCGGACGCGCTCTTGGCGTGGTTCAAGCTCGCCGGCAGCGGACTATTCGACTCCGTGACGGGCTGGCAGATTCTGCTCCGTGCAACCGGCTGGCTGATCGCGGGAACGACGATCTGCGCGGCATGGGCATCGTGGCGGCGGGGCCGGCTGACCGCGCACCGCATGACCGGCCTGCTGCTCATCTCGACGGCCGCGGCCGGTGTCTGGCTGGGCGTGTCGGCGGCCATGACGCGCATCCCGCCACCGCAGTACTTCGCGCCGACGAGCATTACCCAGATCTACCTCGGCTTCGAGGCACCCGACGAGCCCACACTCGAGGTGCTGTTCACGCAGTGGCGACCGAACCTGCTTTTCCTCGTCGTCGCGATCGCGGCCGTGACGGTCTACCTGTGGGCGGTGCGGGCGCTGCGGCGTCGGGGCGATCGGTGGCCGATCGGTCGCACGGTGTCATGGATCGCCGGGTGGGGCGTGGTCGTGTTCGCCACGAGTTCTGGGTTCGGGAGATACTCGGCCCCAGACTTCGGGATCCACATGATCGTGCACATGAGCCTGAACATGCTCGCGCCGATCCTGCTGGTGATGGGCGGAGTGCTGACGCTGCTGCTGCGCGTGACGCGCTCCGACGACTCCCGGCCCGCTGGACTGCATGAGTGGATCACGTGGGTGCTGCACTGGCCGGTGTTGCGGTTCGTGTTCAACCCACTGCTCGTATTCGCCCTCTTCGTCGGTTCGTACTATGGGCTGTATCTCACGGGCCTTTTCGGGGAGTACATGCGCTTCCACTGGGCGCACCAGTTGATGAACGCGCATTTCCTCGTCGCCGGGTACTTGTTCTATTCGCTCGTGATAGGTGTGGATCGGCCGCCGCGGCCGTTGCCGCACATCGGAAAGCTCGGGTTCGTGTTGGCAGCGATGCCGTTCCACGCGTTCTTTGGCGTGATCCTCATGAGCAGCACAGAGATCATCGCGGAGAACTTCTACCGCTCCCTCGCCCTGCCCTGGGCCGACCTGCAGTCAGCGCAGTATCTGGCCGGCGGGGTGGCATGGGCCGGTGGGGAACTCCCGCTGCTGATCGTGATCATCGCGCTCGGCGTCCAATGGTCCCGGCAGGACGCCAAGGACGCCCACCACACGAACCGGCACTTCGATACCGGTCGCGCCGACGAGTTCGACCAGTACAACCGGATGCTCGAGCAACTCGCCCACCGGCCTGGTCGCCAGCCCGCGCCCGGCCGCCGCGACGTTGACCAGGAGAACACCACATGA